The following are encoded together in the Brassica napus cultivar Da-Ae chromosome A9, Da-Ae, whole genome shotgun sequence genome:
- the LOC106424898 gene encoding NDR1/HIN1-like protein 10: MPSPPEEGTQPKTDSGSGPGQTSERDTNQPPPPTPQSQPPPPQTQSQPYQPVMGYPGYPQDPYQNYPNASYQHNQYAYAQAPPASYYGSSYPAQQNPVYQRPAPSGFFRGILTGLIVLVVLLCISTTITWLVLRPQIPVFSVTSFSVSNFNLTRPVFSAQWMANLTVENPNTKLNGYFDRIQAFIYNQNAIEEDDFLAMAFFQPVSVQTKKSVSIGETLTAGGKEQPKVPSWVGEEMKKERDTGMVSFDLRMLVWVTFKTDGWSARERGLKVFCGKLKVAFEGGSGNGAVLLPKPLPCLVYV; encoded by the coding sequence ATGCCTTCTCCTCCGGAAGAAGGAACCCAACCCAAAACCGATTCGGGTTCGGGCCCGGGTCAAACCTCCGAACGTGATACCAATCAACCACCACCTCCTACACCGCAATCTCAACCGCCTCCACCGCAAACGCAATCGCAACCGTATCAGCCGGTGATGGGCTATCCAGGTTACCCACAAGACCCGTACCAAAATTATCCAAACGCATCTTACCAACACAACCAATACGCCTACGCGCAAGCCCCACCCGCTTCCTATTACGGTTCTTCTTACCCCGCTCAGCAAAATCCGGTTTACCAAAGACCAGCTCCTTCCGGTTTCTTCAGAGGAATTTTAACCGGTTTAATCGTTTTAGTCGTCCTCCTATGCATCTCCACGACCATAACTTGGCTCGTCCTCCGTCCTCAGATCCCGGTTTTCTCCGTAACCAGCTTCTCAGTCTCCAATTTCAACCTAACCAGACCGGTTTTCTCCGCTCAATGGATGGCTAATCTCACGGTCGAGAATCCAAATACGAAACTGAATGGATACTTTGATCGGATCCAAGCATTCATCTACAACCAAAACGCGATCGAAGAAGACGACTTTTTGGCGATGGCGTTCTTCCAGCCAGTTTCCGTGCAGACCAAGAAATCAGTTTCCATTGGTGAAACCCTAACGGCAGGAGGGAAAGAACAACCTAAAGTACCGAGTTGGGTCGgagaggagatgaagaaagagagagatactgGAATGGTGTCGTTTGATCTGAGAATGTTGGTTTGGGTTACTTTCAAGACCGATGGTTGGTCGGCGCGTGAGAGAGGGCTTAAAGTGTTTTGTGGGAAGTTGAAAGTTGCGTTCGAAGGAGGATCTGGAAACGGTGCCGTTTTATTGCCCAAGCCTCTTCCTTGTTTGGTTTACGTTTGA
- the LOC106424889 gene encoding NDR1/HIN1-like protein 12 has translation MSKDCGNHGGGKEAAVRRISTAVIAFIIIVLITIFLVWAILRPTKPRFVLQDATVFAFNLSQPHLLTTNFQITFASRNPNSKIGIYYDRLHVYATYRNQQITLRTAIPPTYQGHKEDNIWSPFVYGTAVPIAPYNSVALGEEQGRGFVGLMIRADGRVRWKVGTLITGKYHIHVRCPAYINLGNKAAGVIVGDNAVKYTLVTKCTVNV, from the coding sequence ATGTCAAAAGATTGCGGTAACCACGGTGGAGGCAAAGAAGCAGCCGTCCGGCGAATCTCAACCGCCGTAATAGCCTTCATCATAATAGTCCTAATCACCATCTTCCTAGTGTGGGCCATACTTAGACCCACCAAGCCAAGATTCGTCCTCCAAGACGCCACAGTCTTCGCCTTCAACCTCTCGCAACCACACCTCCTCACCACAAACTTCCAGATCACATTCGCATCTCGTAACCCAAACTCCAAGATCGGTATCTACTACGACCGTCTCCACGTCTACGCTACGTACCGGAACCAGCAGATAACTCTCCGTACGGCGATCCCTCCAACGTACCAAGGCCACAAAGAAGACAACATCTGGTCTCCGTTCGTGTATGGAACGGCTGTTCCCATCGCTCCGTACAACTCCGTCGCGTTGGGGGAGGAGCAAGGCCGTGGATTCGTAGGGTTGATGATACGCGCTGATGGGCGCGTGAGGTGGAAAGTAGGGACGTTGATCACCGGAAAATATCATATCCATGTTCGGTGTCCGGCTTACATCAATCTTGGAAACAAAGCTGCTGGTGTTATTGTCGGTGACAACGCCGTTAAGTATACGTTGGTTACTAAGTGCACTGTGAACGTTTAG